CCGGCGTCGAACGGGTCGTCGCGGTCGGCGGGGGAGCGACGCTGGACCTCGCCGTCCTCGGCACCCTCCCGCCCGCGCTGCTCGACGGCCCCGCCTGGCGCAGCCGCTGCGGCCTGATCGCCCTCCCGCCCGCCCGTGCGGCCGCGACCCGCGTCCTGGTCCCCACGACGCTCGGCACCGGCGCCGAGGTGAGCACGTCGGCCTGCGTGGAACGCGGCGACGGCAAGGTGCTCGCCGTGGGGGCCGTCCTGCGCGGGGACGAGGCGGTCGTCGACCCGGCCGCCACCGACGGCCTTCCCGTGCACCTGTGCGCAGAAGCAGGAATCGAGGTTCTGGCTCGGCTGCTCGTGCCGTTCGCCGGGCCCGGCAGTGACACCGGCACCCCGCTCGACCACGCCGACGAGCACGTCCTGGCCGACCTCCGGGCGCTCGCCCGACCGTTCACGCAGGTCGCGGACGCGCTCGCGGTGGGCGCGGAGGCCGGCCGCGCGGCCCGGCTCGCGCTCGCGACCGTCAGCGCCCACAGCCACCTGGGCTGGGGCCACCTGGGGCGCAGCCCGTTCTCCTCGCCGGTCTGGTACGTCGCCACCGAGCTCGCCGCCGCACTGGGCGTGGGCAAGGTGCCCGCGACCGCGGTGCTGCTGCCGGTCTGGGCGCGCGTCGTGCTCCGCGGGGACGTGCGCTGGGGGAGCGCGGCGCGGCTGCGCCGGGCCTGGGGAGCACTCGCCACCGCGCAGGCCGAGGCGCCCTCGCTGCACCCCCCGCTCCCGCCCGACCCGGTCGCCGGGCTCGCCGAGGCCATGGCACGGCTCGTCCCCGGGTTGCCCGGGCCGCACGGCGCGGACGTCGCGGACACGGTGGCCGACCGCTGCGCCCGGCGCTGGGGCGGCGGCCTGCCCATGCTCGCCGGGCTCGACACGCACGCCGTGGCGGCGCTGGTCGCCGACGCGCTCGCCACGGGCCCGTCCGCCCTCGACCTGCGGGAGCTCTCGTGCTCGACATGACCGCGACCCTCGACCGCTCGGCCGGGCTGGCCCGCGCCGCGCACCTGATGGCACCGGGCGAGCTCGGGCTGTGGACCGTGGCCGTCGACGTGGGGCTCGAGGAGTCCCGGACGGAGGCGGCCGGGCACGGCCCGAACCTGCACCTGGTCGGCGCCTGCGGCTGGACCCGCGCGGACGCGCTCATGCGCGGTGCCGGCGAGGCCGTCGAGCGGATGGCGCTCGTGCCTCCCGAGCACGAGGAGGCCCGCGTGCGCGTACGCCCCGGCGACCCGGCCCGGGTCCTGCTCGGCACCCCCGACGTCGGCCGGGCCCATCCGAGGCTGGACGAGGCGGCGGTGGACTGCCTGCCGGCGTACGAGCTGCTCGGCGGCCCCGACGCCGGCGTGGAGCTCGGCGGCCTCCCCGTCCGGGCCATGCCGGTGCTGCTGCCCGCGGCCGCGGTGGACGACCCGGTACGGGGGCCGGAGCGGGCGCTCGTCGACCCCGGGCCGACCGGTGCCGCCGCCGGCCCCGACCTCGCCTTCGCGACCGAGCGCGGGATCCTCGAAGTGATCGAGCGGGACGCCGCCCAGTGCGCGTGGGCGCTGCGTCCCACCCTCCCGGTGGTGCACCCGCTCGCGGTGCGCGACGGCGCGCGGCGCGGGGACGGGGGCTGTGGCCGGCAGCTGGAGCGGGCCTTCGAGGGCCTGGACGTGCAGGTCGCTTCGGTGATCCTGCCGACAGGTGTCCGCGGGCTGCGTGCGGCGATCACGCTGCTGGTCGACCGCAGCGGCGGGCGGCCCGTGCTCGCGTCCGGGGCCAAGGCGGCCTGGGACCTCGCCGAGGCGGTCCAGGGGTCGGCCCGCGAGGCTCTCCAGGTGCTCGCGCTGCTGCGCGGCGTCGCCGCCCGGCACGCGGAGCTGCCGCCCGGCGCGGTGGTGGACAGCGACAGCGCCCGCGCCCGCTACTGCACGTCCGGGCCGGCCGTCGAGGCGGCGGAGGCCTGGCTGCGGGCCTGCCGCCCGGCCGGCGCCGCCGACCTCGAGCCGGCGTACGCCGCTCCCGCGGACGTGCCGGGGCGCGTGGCCCACCTCGTGCGGGAGCTGACCGCGGACGGGCTGCGCCCCGTGGTGAGCGACCTGACGCCGCGGCTCCCCGCGCCGATCCAGCAGCTCGGGTGGCACGCGGTGCACACCCTGGTGCTGGGCTGCCAGCCGCTGCGCATGGACGAGCGGCCGCACTGGTCCTGGGTGCGGCCGCGGCTCGCCGCGCGGGCCCGCGAATGGGGAGCCGGGGCGCCGGGCCGGCTGTCCGCGCTGCCCCCGCAGCCGCTGGTCTGAGCGGGGACGGCACGCGGCACGCGGCGCGGTGCCCTACGGTTCGAGCATGCACAGCAGCGCCCCCGACGTCTTCCGCTCCGGCGGCGCCGTGGGCGCGGACCTCGCCCGCGTCGACTGGGAGGCCACCCTCCTCGGCCCGCCCGAGCAGTGGCCGCAGTCGCTGCGGGCGGTGGTGCAGCTGCTGCTGTCCTCCCGGTTCTCCATGTGGATGGCGTGGGGCCCGGAGCTGACGTTCTTCTGCAACGACGCGTACCGCCGGGACACCCTCGGCAAGAAGTACCCCTGGGCGCTGGGCCGGCCCGCCTCCGAGGTGTGGGCGGAGATCTGGGAGGACATCGGCCCGCGCATCGACAGCGTCATGACGACCGGCGAGGCCACGTGGGACGCCGGGCTGCTGCTCTTCCTGCAGCGCAGCGGTTTCCGTGAGGAGACCTACCACACGTTCTCCTACAGCCCGCTGCGCGGCGACGACGACGCGATCGTCGGGATGCTGTGCGTGGTCAGCGAGGACACCGAGCGCGTCATCGGCGAGCGGCACCTGCAGACGCTGAGCGGGCTGGGGGCGGCCCTCGCATCGGCCCGGACCGAGTCCGAGGTCGTGTTCGCGGCCACCAGCCGGCTCGAGGAGGACCTGCGCTCGCTGCCGTTCGCGCTCGTCTACGGCCTGGACGAGGGGGGCGTGAGCGCGCGCCTGCTGGGGGCGAGCGGCGTGCGCCCCGGCGCCCCCGTGGCTCCCCCGTCGCTGAGCGCGGACGAGGGCCCCGTCTGGCCGGTCAAGGAGCTCGCCGACGGCCGCACGGTGCTCGTGGAGGGGCTCGCCGACCGTTTCGCCGAGGTGCCGCGCGGCCCGTGGGACGGGCCACCGGCGCTCGCGCTCGCGGTGCCCTTCCGGCAGCAGGCCGACGGCCCGGTCTACGGCTTCCTCGTCGCAGGGCTCAGCCCCTTCCGCCCGTTCGACGACGCGTACCGCGCCTTCGTCGAGCTGGTCGCCGGGCAGGTGGCCGCCGGTGTCGCGACCGCCCGGGCGTACGAGTCCGAGCGGCTGCGCGCCGAGCGCCTCGCCGAGCTCGACCGGGCCAAGACGGCGTTCTTCACCAACGTCAGCCACGAGTTCCGCACCCCGCTCACCCTGCTCCTCGGGCCCGCTGAGGACGCGCTCACGGACTCGGCCGCCCCGCTGCCGGGCCGCCAGCGTGACCGGGTCGAGGTCGTGGTGCGCAACGGGCAGCGGCTGCTCAAGCTGGTGAACGACCTGCTCGACTTCAGCCGGCTCGAGGCCGGTAACCGCTCGGCCCACTTCGAGCCGGTGGACCTGGCGGCGGAGACGGCCGAGCTGGCGCGGGCGTTCTCCGAGGCGGTCGAGCGGGCCGGCCTCACGCTGACCGTGGACTGCGCGCCGCTCCCCGAGCGCTACTGGGTGGACCGCGACCTGTGGGCCAAGGTCGTGCTCAACCTGCTGTCCAACGCGCTGAAGTTCACTCCGACGGGCGGGATCTCGGTGCGGCTGGACGCCGTCGACGGGGGGGCGCGCCTCGTCGTGCGCGACACCGGCATCGGCATCTCCGAGCACGACCGGCAGACGTTGTTCGACCGGTTCACCCGCGTCGCGGGCGTCGAGTCACGTACGCACGAGGGTTCAGGAATCGGGCTTGCCCTCGTCGCCGAGCTGACGGCGCTGCACGGCGGCACCGTCGAGGTGGAGAGCATGCCGGGGGAGGGCACGGCGTTCCTCGTGACGCTGCCTGCGGGCTCGGCGCACCTGCCCGCCGACCAGCTCGCCGCGGGGCCCACGCCGGACTCGCTCGCGGGCCAGCGCGCGTCCGCCTTCGTGGCCGAGGCGGCGCGCTGGGACGGCTCGGGCGCCGCCGGGGCCTCGCCGGAGCCGTCCGACGCGGCCGACGGGCGGCCGCGGGTGCTCGTCGTGGACGACAACGCCGACATGCGCGACTACGTGGTCGGGCTCCTCCGCGCCGACTACGCAGTCACGACGGCAGCGGACGGGGCGGCCGGCCTCGCCGCGGCGCTGGAGCAACCGCCCGACCTGGTCCTGACCGACGTCATGATGCCGAAGCTCGACGGCTTCGAGCTGCTCGCCGAGCTGCGCCGGGACCCGCGGACCGCGACGACGCCGGTGGTCATGCTGTCGGCCCGCGCCGGCGAGGAGGCGACCGTCGAGGGGCTCGACGCGGGCGCCGACGACTACCTCGTCAAGCCGTTCTCGGCGCTCGAGCTGCTCGCCCGGGTCCGAGCGGCGCTCGAGCTGGACCGCGTACGCCGCAACCGCGCGCAGCTGCAGCGCCAGCAGGAGCTGCTCGACCAGGCGCAGCGGCTGGCGCGCGTCGGCAGCTGGGAGCTCGACCTGGCCTCGGGCGCGATCGTCGGGTCGCCCGAGTTCCGGCGCCAGGTCGGGATGAGCGCGGCGGAGCTGCTCGAGGGGAAGGGCGTGTCGCTGCCGCGGGTGCACCCGGACGACACCGCGAGGGTGCGGGCCGCGGTCGAGGCCGCCGTGCAGGGCGCCCCGATGGACTACGAGGTGCGCATCGTGCTCGACGGGGAGGTTCGGACGTACCGCACGATCGGCGCGCTGGAGCGCGACGCCGACGGCCACCCCGTCCGCCTCTACGGCAGCAACCAGGACGTCACCGAGCAGCGGGAGGCCGAGCGCGTCGTCGCTGCGGCGGCCGCCGCCCAGGAGGCCGCCGCCCGTGAGCACTCGATCGCCGACGAGCTGCAGCGCAGCTTGCTGCCGGCCCGGTCGTTCGACCCCGACCATCTCGAGGTCGCCACGTTCTACCGCGCCGGCGTCGAGGGCACGCAGGTCGGGGGAGACTGGTACGACGTGATCGAGCTCGGCGCCGGACGGGCCGCGCTCGTGCTCGGGGACGTGATGGGCCGCGGGGTGCGTGCCGCAGCGGTCATGGGCCAGCTGCGCGCGGCCGTGCGGGCGTACGCGCGGCTGGACCTGCCGCCCGCCGACCTGCTCGAGCTGCTCGACGGCGTCGTGCGCGACCTCGGCGACGACCAGATCGTCACCTGCGTCTACGCGGTCTACGACCCGAGCGAGCAGGCGCTGACGTACGCGAACGCCGGCCACCTGCCCCCGCTGCTCACGCTGCCGGAGGGGGGCGTCCGCCGGCTCGACGGCCTGGCCGGCCCGCCGCTCGGCGCCGGGCAGCCGGGCCTGCGCGAGGGGCGGGTGACCATGCCGCCGGGCGCGGGGCTGCTGCTCTACACCGACGGACTCGTCGAGCGCCGGGACTCCGACATCGACGCCGGGATCGACCGCCTCGTCGCCGAGCTCGAGCGCGTCGGCGGGCTCGAGAGCGGAGTGCCCGAGGCGCTCGTGTCGGCGATGCTGCCCGAGGGCCCCGATGACGACATTGCGATCCTGCTCGCCCGGGTCTCCGGGGCCGGCGCGGCGCGGGTCGCGACGATGGACGTGCCGCCGGACCGCAGCGCGGTGATCGACGCCCGCCACTTCGTGGCGTCGACGCTCACCCTGTGGGGCGTCGCCCCGGACCGGCAGGACGACGTGATCCTGCTGGTCAGCGAGCTGGTCACCAACGCGATCGTCCACGGGCGCCCGCCCGTCGAGCTGCGCATCCGGCACGGGGCGGACGTCGTCGTGCTCGAGGTGATCGACTCGGCGGCGTACTACCCGCGGCGGATGCGTCCCACCGAGGACGACGAGCACGGCCGCGGCCTGCAGCTGGTCTCGCTGCTCGCCGACCGCTGGGGCACGCGGCCGACCGGGTCGGGCAAGGCCGTGTGGTGCGTCGTCCCGGTGGGGTGAGGCCCGTGCGGGGCTCGACGGCCCGCGCCGGAAGCCGTCGGGCTCACTCCGCCCCGGACGCTCCCGGCCCCGCGGGGTCGTGGCCGGAGACGATGTCGTCCGCGTCGACGATCCGGTAGGCGTAGCCCTGCTCGGCGAGGAACCGCTGCCGGTGCGCGGCGTAGTCCTGGTCGAGCGTGTCGCGCGCCACGACGGAGTAGAACCGCGCGGCCCGCCCGTCGGACTTCGGGCGCAGCACGCGCCCCAGCCGCTGGGCCTCCTCCTGGCGGGACCCGAAGGTCCCCGACACCTGCACGGCGACCGCGGCCTCGGGCAGGTCGATGGAGAAGTTCGCGACCTTGCTGACGACCAGCCGGGTGATCTCGCCGGTGCGGAACGCGTCGAAGAGGCGCTCGCGCTCCTTGACCGTCGTCTCGCCCTTGATGACGGGGGCGTCCAGCCGGGCGCCGAGGTCGTCGAGCTGGTCGATGTACTGGCCGATGACGAGCAGCCGCTCGCCCGGGTGCTGGTCGGCGATGCTCTTGACCACGCGCGACTTCGACGCGGTCGTGGAGCAGAGCCGGTAGCGCTCGTCGGGCTCGGCCGTGGCGTACGTCAGGCGCTCGGACTCGGTCAGGGTGACGCGCACCTCGACGCAGTCGGCCGGCGCGATGTAGCCCTGCGCCTCGATGTCCTTCCACGGCGCGTCGTAGCGCTTCGGGCCGATGAGGGAGAACACGTCGCCCTCGCGGCCGTCCTCGCGCACGAGGGTGGCGGTGAGCCCGACCCGGCGGCGCGCCTGGATGTCCGCCGTGAAGCGGAAGACGGGCGCCGGCAGCAGGTGCACCTCGTCGTAGACGACCAGGCCCCAGTCGCGCGCGTCGAAGACCTCCAGGTGCGGGTAGACGCCCTTCCGCTTGGTCGTCAGCACCTGGTACGTCGCGATGGTGACCGGGCGGATCTCCTTGCGGGAGCCGCTGTACTCGCCGATCTCGTCCTCGGTCAGCGACGTGCGCTTGAGCAGCTCGCTGCGCCACTGCCGCGCGGAGACCGTGTTGGTGACGAGGATCAGCGTGGTGGCCTTCGCCTTGGCCATCGCCGCCGCCCCGACGAGTGTCTTGCCCGCGCCACACGGCAGAACCACAACTCCGGAACCGCCGTGCCAGAAACCTTCGACGGCCTCGCGCTGGTACGGCCGGAGCGTCCAGCCGTCCTCGTCGAGGTCGATCGGGTGCGCCTCGCCGTCGACGTAGCCGGCGAGGTCCTCGGCCGGCCACCCGAGCTTCAGCAGCACCTGCTTGAGGTGGCCGCGCTCGGACGGGTGGACCACGACGGTGTCGGCGTCGATACGGGTGCCCACGAGCGGGGCGATCTTCTTGCTGCGCAAGACCTCCTCGAGCACCGGGCGGTCGTTGCTGTGCAGCACGAGACCGTGCACCGGGTGCTTCTCGAGGCGGAGCCGGCCGTAGCGGTCCATGGTGTCGGCGACGTCGACGAGCAGCGCGTGCGGGACGCTGTAGCGGCTGTAGCGCAGCAGCGTGTCGACGACCTGCTCAGCGTCGTGGCCCGCGGCGCGCGCGTTCCAGAGCCCGAGCGGGGTCAGCCGGTACGTGTGCACGTGCTCGGGGGCGCGCTCCAGCTCGGCGAAGGGCGCGATGGAGCGGCGTGCGTCGTCCGCCGACGGGTGGTCGACCTCGAGCAGCAGGGTCTTGTCGGACTGGACGATCAGCGGGCCGTCGGTCACGCAGCAGCTCCGGGTGGTCGCGAATGGGCTGGCCCAGTGTGAACCACCGGGGGCGGCCCGTGCTTCCCGAGGCTCAGCCGGCCCCGCCGGTGCCGGTGCGGGCGAGCGAGGACGGCTCGGTGTCCTCGAGCGGCAGCCCGGCGTCGAGCAGGCGCAGCTGGGCGGCCTTGACGCCCGCCTCGAACCGGCTGCGCGCGCCCACCTCGTCCATCACCTCAGCGATGCGACGGCGGCACGTGCGCAGCGACATCCCGAGCGTGCGCGCGATGGCCTCGTCCTTCATGCCGCGGGCGAGCATCTCCAGCAGCGTGCGGCGCATGCTGTCGCGCAGGTCCGGCGTCAGCCCCTCGTCCCCGAAGGGCGCGGCGTTCTGCCAGTTCTGCTCGAACAGGTCGCAGAGGTACTCGACCACGTCGGGCTGGCGCAGCACCGTGGCGCCGCCCCCGCTGGAGCTGCGCGACAGGAACGCCATCTTGCGGTCGAACGCGACGAGCCGGCCGACGACCACCTCGGTCGTGCGCACCTCGCCGCCGGCAGCGGTCAGGGCCCGGACGTACGCCTGGGTGACCGGGCACGCGCGGGCCGAGTGCTGCAGCAGGGAGCGCATGCGCACGCCGCGCTGCAGCAGCTGCACGTCGCGGGCCAGCGCGTCCGCCACCATCTCCGGCTCGATGCGGCCGCCGGCGTGGGCGCCGAGCACCTCCACCGTGCACTGCTCGGCGGCGTCGGTGAGCACGTGGCGCACGCGCTCGGCCTGGTCGAGCAGCTCGATGACCTCCTCGCCCTGCGGCTGGGGGAGGGCGTCCCGGTAGACCTGCTCCATCGCGTCGAGGTCGGCGCGCAGCCGGTCGGCGTCGTTCTGCCGGCGCCGGATCTCGGCGTCGATCGGGCCGAGGGTCGCGGCGGCAGCGGTGCGGGGGCTCATGGCCACCCATCCGTCGCCGCCGTCGTCGGCGTGGACGAGCGACAGCTCCTCGAGGCGGCCCAGCGCGCCGCGTACCGCGTCGGCGGGGAGCGCCGTGAGCGTGCATACCGCGGTGATGGAGGCCCCGGGGTGGCTCACGACCTGGCGGTAGACCAGCGCCACGGCGTCGTCACAGGAGCCGGATCCCTCGACGGGCTCCGGCGGCCGGGCGTCCGAACCGCTTCTCACGCTGTGCTCCCCCTGCCGTGCCGGTGCCGTCGGATGGGGCCCTCGCCCGAACTGTAGGCATGTCCTCTCCCGTGGGGCAATCGTTCCGATGCTGTTGTGGTGCATACGACCTGCGACCGGGCGAGCACGCCCGGCTACGCCTGCCTCCACCCGTGGCTACTCGGTGTCAGGCAACAAGGTGCCACCGCTGATGCGTAGACGGGCCTTGCAGGCCTGACCGAGGGTGAGGACGTCGCCGCAGCACCGGTCGCGAAGCGCCCGGGAGCGACATCCGACCGCAGGTCCCACAGCGCAGATGGAGGCTCCCGTGAACTTCCCCCGGCTCGCTCGTCTGGCCGTCGTCCCCGTCCTCGCCGGCGTCGCCGTCCTCGGCGGCGCAGGCAGCGCCTCCGCGGCGGAGCCGGCCTCCACGACCGTGACGGTCGTCCCCGGATGCGCCTCCGTGGAGTGCCTGCCCGTTCTCGGGCCGATCCTCGGCAGCACGATCTGGGGCTGAGCTCCCGCCTGCCGGCCGGCCGCTGCCCGCGGCCGGCCGTCGGTGTTCGCGCCGCTCCTGCAGCACACCGCCCCCGCACGGAAGGACAGCTCGCGTGTCAACGGTCCATGCGATCGCCCTGGACGACTTCGGGACGGAGTTCGGCCGGCACCTCGCCGGCGGCTTCGCGGTGGAGGTGATGTCCGGGGACGACGCCTGGGCCGGGTCGGCCACCTGGCCGCCGGCACGCGTGCGGGTGGTAGCCAGCGCGGACGAGGCGCTCGGGCTGCTCGAGCTCGTCGACGAGCTCTCCTTCGGCTGGCGGCAGCCGTGGCTGCCCGTCACCCGCTTCGCGCCGGGCCTGCGCGTCGGCCCGCTGATCGTGCCGGGGCGCTCGGCGTGCTTCGGCTGCTTCCGGCGGACGGCCCCGTCGCCGGCAGCGTCGCTGCCGTCCCCGGGGCTGATCGAGGACGTCACCCGCGCGGTGACCCTGGCCGCCGCTCCGCTCGAGGCGGCGCTGAGCACGGTCGGGCTGGCGCAGGAGGCGGGTCTGGTGCGCCGGCTCGACCCCGACGGCACAGCTGTCGTCCACGGGCCGGTCGAGGGCGTCCCAGGGTGCCCGCGCTGTCGCCCCGGCGAGCGGCTGCTGCCCGAGCAGGCCCCGGGTGCCCTGCCGGCCGCTCGCCTGCACCCGGGACAATTGCCGGGTGAGCAGCGCTGAGATCGAGTCGTACGTCGCCTCCTCCGGCCCGCTCCCGGACGGCCTGCGCGACGAGCTGCTCGCTCTCTGGGTGACCGTGGTCAACTCCGGCGGGGCGGTGGGGTTCCTCGCCCCGGTCGTGCCCGCCGACGTCGAGCCGGTGCTCGACGCGGCCCTGGCCCAGGTCGCCGGCGGCACCTCCCGGCTCGTCCTGCTGCGCTCCGCCGGCCGGGTCGCCGGGTTCGGCTTCCTGCTGACTCCCGCCACCCCGTACATGCGGCACTGGGCGACCGTCGCCCGGCTCATGGTCGACCCGGCGCTGCACGGCAGCGGGTGCGGGCGCGCGCTGCTCGAGGGCGTGCACGACGTGGCCCGCAGCGCCGGGCTGGAGGCGCTCCGGCTCACCGCGCGCGGCGGGCTCGGGCTCGAGGGGTTCTACGAGCGGCTCGGGTACGCCGAGGTCGGCCGCGTCCCCGGCGCGATCAGGGTCGCGCCGGGCGACGACCGCGACGAGATCCTGCTGCACCGGGCACTCTGACGCGGCCGCCTCGACGTGAGCGGAGCGTGCGCTAGGCCGACACGCTCAGCGTCCGGCCGTGCCATTCCGGGCGCTCGACCGCGTCGCGCAGGACCCGGGCGAGCTGCGTTCGCGTCACCCTCAGGGACGAGGCCTGGTCTCCCGGGCCCACCTGGGCCGGTGCTGCGCTGTCGTCCCCGTCCACGAGGAAGACCGGACGTACCAGGGTCCAGTCCAGCCCGCTGCTGCGCACGACCTGCTCCTGGCGCTCGTGGTCGGTGACCTGCGGGCGGATGACGAGGGTGAAGAAGGCCTTGGCCGCCAGAGGCAGGGTTGAGTACGTGTCGCCGATGCCGTACGTCGACTGCACGACCAGCCGGCGCATCCCGGCCCTGTGCATGGCGTCGACCACCGCCGCGGTGCCGCGCGAGCGCACGTCGAGCGGGGTGCCGGCCCGCCGCAGGAGGCGCACCTTCACCGGGTTGTCCGAGATGCCGAGCGCGACGATCACGGCGTCCTGGCCGACCATCGCCTTGTCGAGCGCCTCGGGGTCCATCACGTCCCCACTCACCTGCCGGACGTCGTCGCTGCTGCGCCCGGGTGCCGCCGAGCGGGCGAACGCGGTCACCAGATGCCCCGCCTCGGCCAGCTGCTGGACCGCCGCAGCCCCGCTGCCCCGGCTCGCTCCCACCACGAGGACCTTCATCGTCGTCTCCTGTCTGCTGGTTCGGTTGCCTTCGAGCCTCCTCGACGGCGGTGGGACGAGCAATGCCGGATCGACCGGTCCCATTGCTCATCCGTCCAGCCGGGAGCACACTGAGCCGCATGGTGGGGAACGTCCTCGACGCAGCTCTGCAGGAGTTCGGCATGACCGGCGTCTTCTACGCCGTCTCGAGCGTGCCGGCGCCGTGGGGCATCGCGCTGCCGCCGATGCCGTCGGTCATGGTCTTCCACCTGCTGACTCGGGGCGAAGCGGTGATCGAGGTCGAGGGGGAGCGGGCCCGCGTCCGTCCCGGCGACCTGCTGCTCGTGCCCCACGGCACCGGCCACACGATCTCCGACGCCCCCGGCAGCGTCACCGTGCCGCTCTTCGACCTGCCGCGGGTGGAGCAGACCGACCGGTACGAGCGGATCTGCCTGCCGGGGGACGGGCCGCGCACCGAGCTGGTCTGCGGAGCGGTGAGCTTCACCGGGCTCGGCGTCGAGCGGCTGGTCCGCAGCCTCCCACCGGTGCTGCACGTCGGGCGGGACGAGGACTCCGCGTGGCAGCGGGCGGCCCTGGACGTCATCGCCGCCGAGTCCCGGCACCCTCGACCGGGCAGCGACCTCATGACCGCGCGGCTGGCCGACGTCCTCGTCGTGCAGGCGGTCCGGTCCTGGCTCGCGTCCACCG
Above is a window of Motilibacter aurantiacus DNA encoding:
- a CDS encoding iron-containing alcohol dehydrogenase; translation: MTARPTQWSASTRWWSGDRAVEQCIRALPGAARTALVTDAGMAGTTAGEALVDRVRRELARSGEPVAEQLHDPSTTTVETVRDTAARWREAGVERVVAVGGGATLDLAVLGTLPPALLDGPAWRSRCGLIALPPARAAATRVLVPTTLGTGAEVSTSACVERGDGKVLAVGAVLRGDEAVVDPAATDGLPVHLCAEAGIEVLARLLVPFAGPGSDTGTPLDHADEHVLADLRALARPFTQVADALAVGAEAGRAARLALATVSAHSHLGWGHLGRSPFSSPVWYVATELAAALGVGKVPATAVLLPVWARVVLRGDVRWGSAARLRRAWGALATAQAEAPSLHPPLPPDPVAGLAEAMARLVPGLPGPHGADVADTVADRCARRWGGGLPMLAGLDTHAVAALVADALATGPSALDLRELSCST
- a CDS encoding YcaO-like family protein translates to MTATLDRSAGLARAAHLMAPGELGLWTVAVDVGLEESRTEAAGHGPNLHLVGACGWTRADALMRGAGEAVERMALVPPEHEEARVRVRPGDPARVLLGTPDVGRAHPRLDEAAVDCLPAYELLGGPDAGVELGGLPVRAMPVLLPAAAVDDPVRGPERALVDPGPTGAAAGPDLAFATERGILEVIERDAAQCAWALRPTLPVVHPLAVRDGARRGDGGCGRQLERAFEGLDVQVASVILPTGVRGLRAAITLLVDRSGGRPVLASGAKAAWDLAEAVQGSAREALQVLALLRGVAARHAELPPGAVVDSDSARARYCTSGPAVEAAEAWLRACRPAGAADLEPAYAAPADVPGRVAHLVRELTADGLRPVVSDLTPRLPAPIQQLGWHAVHTLVLGCQPLRMDERPHWSWVRPRLAARAREWGAGAPGRLSALPPQPLV
- a CDS encoding NAD(P)-dependent oxidoreductase; the protein is MKVLVVGASRGSGAAAVQQLAEAGHLVTAFARSAAPGRSSDDVRQVSGDVMDPEALDKAMVGQDAVIVALGISDNPVKVRLLRRAGTPLDVRSRGTAAVVDAMHRAGMRRLVVQSTYGIGDTYSTLPLAAKAFFTLVIRPQVTDHERQEQVVRSSGLDWTLVRPVFLVDGDDSAAPAQVGPGDQASSLRVTRTQLARVLRDAVERPEWHGRTLSVSA
- a CDS encoding LuxR family transcriptional regulator, translated to MRSGSDARPPEPVEGSGSCDDAVALVYRQVVSHPGASITAVCTLTALPADAVRGALGRLEELSLVHADDGGDGWVAMSPRTAAAATLGPIDAEIRRRQNDADRLRADLDAMEQVYRDALPQPQGEEVIELLDQAERVRHVLTDAAEQCTVEVLGAHAGGRIEPEMVADALARDVQLLQRGVRMRSLLQHSARACPVTQAYVRALTAAGGEVRTTEVVVGRLVAFDRKMAFLSRSSSGGGATVLRQPDVVEYLCDLFEQNWQNAAPFGDEGLTPDLRDSMRRTLLEMLARGMKDEAIARTLGMSLRTCRRRIAEVMDEVGARSRFEAGVKAAQLRLLDAGLPLEDTEPSSLARTGTGGAG
- a CDS encoding GNAT family N-acetyltransferase; translation: MSSAEIESYVASSGPLPDGLRDELLALWVTVVNSGGAVGFLAPVVPADVEPVLDAALAQVAGGTSRLVLLRSAGRVAGFGFLLTPATPYMRHWATVARLMVDPALHGSGCGRALLEGVHDVARSAGLEALRLTARGGLGLEGFYERLGYAEVGRVPGAIRVAPGDDRDEILLHRAL
- a CDS encoding DNA repair helicase XPB, translating into MTDGPLIVQSDKTLLLEVDHPSADDARRSIAPFAELERAPEHVHTYRLTPLGLWNARAAGHDAEQVVDTLLRYSRYSVPHALLVDVADTMDRYGRLRLEKHPVHGLVLHSNDRPVLEEVLRSKKIAPLVGTRIDADTVVVHPSERGHLKQVLLKLGWPAEDLAGYVDGEAHPIDLDEDGWTLRPYQREAVEGFWHGGSGVVVLPCGAGKTLVGAAAMAKAKATTLILVTNTVSARQWRSELLKRTSLTEDEIGEYSGSRKEIRPVTIATYQVLTTKRKGVYPHLEVFDARDWGLVVYDEVHLLPAPVFRFTADIQARRRVGLTATLVREDGREGDVFSLIGPKRYDAPWKDIEAQGYIAPADCVEVRVTLTESERLTYATAEPDERYRLCSTTASKSRVVKSIADQHPGERLLVIGQYIDQLDDLGARLDAPVIKGETTVKERERLFDAFRTGEITRLVVSKVANFSIDLPEAAVAVQVSGTFGSRQEEAQRLGRVLRPKSDGRAARFYSVVARDTLDQDYAAHRQRFLAEQGYAYRIVDADDIVSGHDPAGPGASGAE
- a CDS encoding SpoIIE family protein phosphatase; amino-acid sequence: MHSSAPDVFRSGGAVGADLARVDWEATLLGPPEQWPQSLRAVVQLLLSSRFSMWMAWGPELTFFCNDAYRRDTLGKKYPWALGRPASEVWAEIWEDIGPRIDSVMTTGEATWDAGLLLFLQRSGFREETYHTFSYSPLRGDDDAIVGMLCVVSEDTERVIGERHLQTLSGLGAALASARTESEVVFAATSRLEEDLRSLPFALVYGLDEGGVSARLLGASGVRPGAPVAPPSLSADEGPVWPVKELADGRTVLVEGLADRFAEVPRGPWDGPPALALAVPFRQQADGPVYGFLVAGLSPFRPFDDAYRAFVELVAGQVAAGVATARAYESERLRAERLAELDRAKTAFFTNVSHEFRTPLTLLLGPAEDALTDSAAPLPGRQRDRVEVVVRNGQRLLKLVNDLLDFSRLEAGNRSAHFEPVDLAAETAELARAFSEAVERAGLTLTVDCAPLPERYWVDRDLWAKVVLNLLSNALKFTPTGGISVRLDAVDGGARLVVRDTGIGISEHDRQTLFDRFTRVAGVESRTHEGSGIGLALVAELTALHGGTVEVESMPGEGTAFLVTLPAGSAHLPADQLAAGPTPDSLAGQRASAFVAEAARWDGSGAAGASPEPSDAADGRPRVLVVDDNADMRDYVVGLLRADYAVTTAADGAAGLAAALEQPPDLVLTDVMMPKLDGFELLAELRRDPRTATTPVVMLSARAGEEATVEGLDAGADDYLVKPFSALELLARVRAALELDRVRRNRAQLQRQQELLDQAQRLARVGSWELDLASGAIVGSPEFRRQVGMSAAELLEGKGVSLPRVHPDDTARVRAAVEAAVQGAPMDYEVRIVLDGEVRTYRTIGALERDADGHPVRLYGSNQDVTEQREAERVVAAAAAAQEAAAREHSIADELQRSLLPARSFDPDHLEVATFYRAGVEGTQVGGDWYDVIELGAGRAALVLGDVMGRGVRAAAVMGQLRAAVRAYARLDLPPADLLELLDGVVRDLGDDQIVTCVYAVYDPSEQALTYANAGHLPPLLTLPEGGVRRLDGLAGPPLGAGQPGLREGRVTMPPGAGLLLYTDGLVERRDSDIDAGIDRLVAELERVGGLESGVPEALVSAMLPEGPDDDIAILLARVSGAGAARVATMDVPPDRSAVIDARHFVASTLTLWGVAPDRQDDVILLVSELVTNAIVHGRPPVELRIRHGADVVVLEVIDSAAYYPRRMRPTEDDEHGRGLQLVSLLADRWGTRPTGSGKAVWCVVPVG